Proteins encoded within one genomic window of Streptomyces sp. NBC_00523:
- a CDS encoding acyl-CoA dehydrogenase family protein produces MATTTHTVSNQAPPLLGHDVFGTDRVLGEAVERHLPPEVLDEARVGLTALGRAAGSAQAASWATQANENPPKLRTHDRYGHRVDEVGFHPAWHRLLGHAVGAGLTGAWDRPGGHVRRAAGFLVWTQAEAGHGCPLSMTHAAVPALRAEPEVAAQWEPLLTSRVYEEGLRPPLRKAGVLLGMGMTEKQGGSDVRANTTRAERLTEDGAYLLTGHKWFCSAPMSDGFLVLAQAPDGLTCFLLPRVLPDGSRNAFAIQRLKDKLGNRSNASAEVEFDGTWVRRIGEEGQGVRTIMGMVAATRLDCVTGSAALMRQAVAQAVHHTTHRSAFGGPLVDKPLMRNVLADLAVESEAATVLAMRLAAAYDDGGESESAFLRLAVPAAKYWVTKRCTPLVAEALECLGGNGYVEESGMPRLLREAPLNSLWEGSGNVQALDVLRVLRREPLALNAFLQEVGRARGADHRLDAAIRDMLTELADLAGIEARARRVVERIALVLQGSLLVRWAPPEVADAFCASRLGGDGGAAFGTLPHTLDLASVVARARPVES; encoded by the coding sequence ATGGCGACCACCACCCACACCGTGTCCAACCAGGCCCCTCCCCTGCTCGGCCATGACGTCTTCGGTACGGACCGGGTACTCGGCGAGGCCGTGGAACGTCATCTTCCGCCCGAGGTCCTGGACGAGGCCCGGGTCGGGCTCACCGCGCTCGGCCGGGCGGCGGGCTCCGCGCAGGCGGCGTCCTGGGCGACGCAGGCCAACGAGAATCCGCCGAAGCTGCGCACCCACGACCGCTACGGCCACCGCGTCGACGAGGTCGGCTTCCACCCGGCCTGGCACCGGCTGCTCGGGCACGCCGTCGGGGCCGGGCTGACCGGTGCCTGGGACCGGCCGGGCGGGCATGTCCGCCGGGCGGCGGGTTTCCTGGTGTGGACGCAGGCGGAGGCGGGCCACGGCTGCCCGCTCTCCATGACGCACGCGGCGGTGCCGGCCCTGCGCGCCGAGCCGGAGGTGGCCGCACAGTGGGAGCCGCTGCTGACCTCGCGGGTGTACGAGGAGGGGCTGCGGCCGCCCCTGCGGAAGGCCGGGGTGCTGCTGGGGATGGGCATGACCGAGAAGCAGGGCGGCTCGGACGTGCGGGCGAACACCACGCGCGCCGAGCGGCTGACCGAGGACGGGGCCTACCTGCTGACCGGGCACAAGTGGTTCTGCTCGGCGCCGATGTCCGACGGCTTCCTGGTCCTCGCGCAGGCCCCCGACGGCCTCACCTGCTTCCTGCTGCCCCGGGTGCTGCCGGACGGCAGCCGCAACGCGTTCGCGATCCAGCGGCTCAAGGACAAGCTGGGCAACCGGTCCAACGCCTCGGCGGAGGTCGAGTTCGACGGGACGTGGGTGCGCCGGATCGGCGAGGAGGGGCAGGGCGTCCGCACGATCATGGGGATGGTGGCGGCGACCCGGCTGGACTGCGTGACCGGTTCGGCGGCGCTGATGCGGCAGGCGGTGGCGCAGGCGGTCCACCACACGACGCACCGGTCCGCGTTCGGCGGGCCGCTCGTGGACAAGCCGCTGATGCGCAACGTGCTGGCCGACCTCGCGGTGGAGTCGGAGGCGGCGACCGTGCTGGCGATGCGGCTCGCGGCGGCGTACGACGACGGCGGCGAGAGCGAGTCGGCGTTCCTGCGGCTCGCGGTGCCGGCGGCGAAGTACTGGGTGACCAAGCGGTGCACGCCGCTGGTGGCCGAGGCGCTGGAGTGCCTGGGCGGCAACGGCTACGTGGAGGAGTCGGGGATGCCCCGGCTGCTGCGGGAGGCGCCGCTCAACTCCCTCTGGGAGGGGTCCGGGAACGTCCAGGCGCTGGACGTGCTGCGGGTGCTGCGGCGCGAACCGCTCGCGCTGAACGCGTTCCTCCAGGAGGTCGGGCGGGCCCGGGGCGCCGATCACCGGCTGGACGCGGCGATCAGGGACATGCTGACGGAGCTGGCCGACCTGGCGGGGATCGAGGCGCGGGCGCGCCGGGTCGTGGAGCGCATCGCGCTGGTGCTCCAGGGCTCGCTGCTGGTGCGCTGGGCGCCGCCCGAGGTGGCGGACGCCTTCTGCGCTTCGCGCCTGGGAGGGGACGGGGGCGCGGCGTTCGGGACCCTGCCGCACACCCTGGATCTGGCGTCGGTCGTGGCCCGGGCCCGGCCGGTGGAATCCTGA
- a CDS encoding YihY/virulence factor BrkB family protein — MLYRNVSKRQLAWQLLKDTVNSCMEYRILGLAAEAAFFTLLSLPPLLLGLIGLLGYVDEWTSTTTVASIERNILSAAHTMLSERGVNDFAKPLLSDVTTGARPDVISLGFAIALWSGSRAVNVFIDTITVMYGLDGQRGIVRTRMLAFLLYVVALLLGAVVLPLLVVGPDRVVELIPWGTEVISVLYWPLVIVLSVAFLTTLYHVSVPVRSPWIEDMPGALVALAMWVFGSFLLRIYLTSTVEGPTIYGSLAAPIAVLLWIGVSAFAVLVGAAVNAAIDRVWPSVATAAARAANDRVRAAQAAEFVARTQAESWHGGPPADEDDDDDEGDEGDSPYMPSEFPERWSRFLPPDDVKSRLQKPGREKDADRSNPYDE; from the coding sequence GTGCTCTACCGCAACGTCTCCAAGCGGCAGCTCGCCTGGCAACTGCTCAAGGACACGGTCAACTCGTGCATGGAGTACCGCATCCTGGGACTCGCCGCCGAGGCCGCGTTCTTCACCCTGCTGTCCCTGCCCCCGCTGCTCCTCGGCCTGATCGGCCTGCTCGGTTACGTGGACGAGTGGACCAGCACCACCACGGTCGCGTCCATCGAGCGCAACATCCTCAGCGCGGCCCACACCATGCTCTCCGAGCGGGGCGTGAACGACTTCGCCAAGCCGCTGCTGTCCGACGTCACGACCGGCGCCCGGCCCGACGTCATCTCCCTCGGCTTCGCGATCGCCCTGTGGTCCGGCTCCCGCGCGGTCAACGTCTTCATCGACACGATCACCGTCATGTACGGGCTCGACGGCCAGCGCGGCATCGTCAGGACCCGGATGCTCGCGTTCCTGCTGTACGTGGTCGCGCTGCTGCTCGGCGCGGTCGTGCTGCCGCTGCTCGTGGTCGGCCCGGACCGGGTCGTGGAGCTCATACCGTGGGGCACCGAGGTCATAAGCGTCCTGTACTGGCCGCTGGTCATCGTGCTCTCGGTCGCCTTCCTCACCACCCTCTACCACGTGTCCGTGCCGGTCCGTTCGCCGTGGATCGAGGACATGCCGGGCGCCCTGGTGGCCCTGGCGATGTGGGTGTTCGGCAGCTTCCTGCTCCGGATCTACCTGACCAGTACGGTCGAGGGCCCCACGATCTACGGATCGCTGGCCGCCCCCATCGCGGTGCTGCTCTGGATCGGCGTCTCCGCCTTCGCGGTCCTGGTGGGCGCCGCCGTCAACGCGGCCATCGACCGGGTCTGGCCCTCGGTGGCGACGGCCGCCGCCCGCGCCGCGAACGACCGGGTGCGCGCCGCCCAGGCCGCCGAGTTCGTCGCCCGCACCCAGGCGGAGAGCTGGCACGGCGGCCCGCCGGCCGACGAGGACGACGACGATGACGAGGGCGACGAGGGCGACAGCCCGTACATGCCCTCCGAGTTCCCCGAGCGCTGGTCGCGGTTCCTGCCGCCGGACGACGTGAAGTCCCGGCTCCAGAAGCCCGGCCGGGAGAAGGACGCGGACCGGTCCAACCCGTACGACGAGTGA
- a CDS encoding CU044_2847 family protein: MASLMEFTTDNGATVTVEVDRHAPGAQLVARDGQHALARAGRTFDSALEGIRSAAESALAVFRDGRLKPDGVELEFGVKITSEAGAVIAKSALEGHLTVKLSWSPGSQSAPDAD, encoded by the coding sequence ATGGCGTCACTGATGGAGTTCACCACGGACAACGGGGCGACGGTGACCGTGGAGGTCGACCGGCACGCGCCGGGTGCGCAGCTGGTGGCGCGGGACGGGCAGCACGCCCTGGCGCGCGCGGGGCGCACGTTCGACAGCGCGCTGGAGGGCATCCGCTCGGCGGCCGAGTCGGCGCTCGCCGTGTTCCGGGACGGACGGCTGAAGCCGGACGGGGTGGAGCTGGAGTTCGGCGTGAAGATCACCTCGGAGGCGGGCGCGGTGATCGCGAAGAGCGCGCTGGAAGGCCATCTGACGGTGAAGCTGTCCTGGTCGCCGGGGTCGCAGAGCGCGCCGGACGCCGACTGA
- a CDS encoding helix-turn-helix domain-containing protein, translating into MGDSYTERASRLDGAKVWTLSVEPGTAHPVLPDGCMDLLWSGERLLVAGPDTHTAPATGTGGSWAGIRFAPGAAPALLGVPAHELRDLRVPLAALWPGAPVRRLTERVAEAADPAAALEDIALDRAARTGPPDPLMRAVATRLEAGGSVAEAARSAGLGPRQLHRRSLTAFGYGPKTLARVLRLQRALALVRSGLPYADAALAAGCADQAHLARDMRDLAGTTLTAYFGRS; encoded by the coding sequence ATGGGCGACAGCTATACAGAGCGCGCGTCGCGACTGGACGGCGCGAAGGTGTGGACCCTGAGCGTCGAGCCGGGCACCGCCCATCCGGTGCTGCCCGACGGCTGCATGGACCTGCTCTGGAGCGGGGAGCGGCTGCTCGTCGCCGGACCGGACACGCACACCGCGCCCGCCACCGGCACCGGCGGCAGCTGGGCCGGAATCCGCTTCGCCCCCGGGGCCGCCCCCGCCCTGCTGGGCGTGCCCGCCCACGAGCTGCGCGACCTCCGGGTGCCGCTCGCCGCGCTGTGGCCCGGCGCCCCGGTCCGCCGCCTCACCGAGCGCGTCGCCGAAGCGGCCGACCCGGCCGCCGCCCTGGAGGACATCGCTCTGGACCGGGCGGCCCGCACCGGGCCCCCGGACCCGCTGATGCGCGCGGTCGCCACGCGGCTTGAGGCGGGCGGCAGCGTCGCGGAGGCCGCCCGGAGCGCCGGGCTCGGCCCCCGCCAGCTGCACCGGCGCTCGCTGACCGCCTTCGGCTACGGGCCCAAGACCCTCGCCCGGGTACTGCGCCTCCAGCGGGCCCTGGCCCTCGTACGCTCGGGGCTGCCGTACGCCGACGCGGCACTCGCGGCGGGCTGCGCCGACCAGGCCCATCTGGCGCGCGACATGCGCGACCTGGCCGGCACCACCCTGACCGCGTACTTCGGCCGGTCCTAG
- a CDS encoding VOC family protein, which yields MTPRLDAISLTTADLPASLAFYRRLGLDIPAGAESAPHVEVALPGGERLMWDTEDVVRSLDPDWQPPSGGDRLGLAFLCDSPAEVDAVYADLTGAGYRGHLKPWDAVWGQRYAVVLDPDDCAVSLFAPSGA from the coding sequence ATGACTCCACGACTCGACGCGATCTCCCTCACCACCGCCGACCTGCCCGCATCCCTCGCCTTCTACCGGCGCCTGGGGCTCGACATCCCGGCCGGCGCGGAATCCGCACCCCATGTGGAGGTGGCCCTGCCGGGCGGCGAGCGCCTGATGTGGGACACCGAGGACGTCGTGCGCTCCCTCGACCCCGACTGGCAGCCGCCGTCGGGCGGGGACCGGCTCGGGCTCGCCTTCCTGTGCGACAGCCCGGCGGAGGTCGACGCGGTCTACGCGGACCTGACCGGTGCGGGATACCGGGGGCACCTGAAGCCGTGGGACGCGGTGTGGGGGCAGCGGTACGCCGTCGTTCTCGACCCGGACGACTGCGCGGTCTCGCTGTTCGCGCCCTCGGGCGCCTAG
- a CDS encoding 3-hydroxyacyl-CoA dehydrogenase: MRIRIVGAGAMGRGIAQWAASAGHTVELCDVRAEAVTDAVAFVRSMLDRAVAKGRMAAADAESAAERLVPLDDPWAAGPGVELVIEAVREDLATKTEVFGRLEQALPASAVFATNTSSLSVTRIAAALKDPTRLAGLHFFNPVPLMRIVEVVPGAATRPEIPPLLTSLVEGCGHRAVTVADTPGFLINHAGRGLVTEALALLEENVGEPADIDRIARDVLGLRMGPFELMDLTGLDVTAAVIDSIWEGFRYEDRLRPSFLTPNRVAAGLHGRKTGRGWYAYGPEATGPAPEPPVAGDADRPVHVFAPDPAREAGAATLREALAAAGAAVENGARPSDAAVALVPVWGTPVASAVAAHGLPAGRTFGVDPLPAAGRRRVLAVTPAADAAAARDARAVLARAKDGGEPFAVSVVRDTAGSVAQRLLASVVSVAASIAERALAAPADIDVAVTTGLGYPVGPLAWGDRIGAVRMLELHRALYASTGDPRHRPTRWVTERAALGLALTDPGTSPGDVLGAL; this comes from the coding sequence ATGCGTATCAGGATCGTCGGCGCCGGAGCCATGGGCCGCGGCATCGCCCAGTGGGCGGCCTCGGCCGGACACACCGTCGAGCTGTGCGACGTACGCGCCGAGGCGGTGACCGACGCCGTCGCCTTCGTGCGCTCCATGCTGGACCGGGCCGTGGCCAAGGGGCGGATGGCGGCGGCGGACGCGGAGTCGGCGGCGGAGCGGCTGGTCCCGCTGGACGACCCGTGGGCGGCGGGCCCCGGGGTGGAACTGGTGATCGAGGCCGTACGCGAGGACCTGGCGACGAAGACCGAGGTGTTCGGGCGCCTGGAGCAGGCGCTGCCCGCCTCCGCCGTGTTCGCCACCAACACCTCCTCGCTCTCGGTGACCCGGATCGCCGCCGCGCTGAAGGACCCGACGCGCCTGGCCGGGCTGCACTTCTTCAACCCGGTGCCGCTGATGCGGATCGTGGAGGTGGTGCCCGGAGCGGCGACCCGGCCGGAGATCCCGCCGCTGCTCACCTCGCTCGTGGAGGGCTGCGGCCACCGCGCGGTGACGGTCGCGGACACCCCGGGCTTCCTGATCAACCACGCCGGGCGCGGCCTGGTGACGGAGGCGCTGGCGCTCCTTGAGGAGAACGTCGGGGAGCCCGCGGACATCGACCGGATCGCGCGCGATGTGCTGGGGCTGCGGATGGGCCCGTTCGAGCTGATGGACCTGACCGGGCTCGATGTGACGGCCGCCGTCATCGACTCGATCTGGGAGGGCTTCCGTTACGAGGACCGGCTCCGCCCCTCCTTCCTCACCCCGAACCGGGTGGCGGCGGGGCTGCACGGCCGCAAGACCGGACGCGGCTGGTACGCGTACGGCCCCGAGGCCACCGGACCCGCGCCGGAGCCGCCGGTCGCCGGGGACGCGGACCGCCCGGTGCACGTCTTCGCGCCGGACCCCGCGCGGGAGGCCGGGGCGGCCACGCTCCGCGAGGCGCTGGCTGCGGCGGGCGCCGCCGTGGAGAACGGGGCCCGGCCGTCGGACGCGGCGGTCGCCCTGGTCCCGGTCTGGGGCACCCCGGTGGCCTCGGCGGTCGCCGCGCACGGGCTGCCCGCCGGGCGCACCTTCGGCGTCGACCCGCTGCCCGCGGCGGGGCGGCGACGCGTGCTCGCGGTGACCCCGGCGGCGGACGCGGCGGCGGCGCGGGACGCCCGCGCGGTGCTGGCCCGGGCCAAGGACGGCGGTGAGCCGTTCGCGGTGTCGGTGGTCCGGGACACGGCGGGCTCGGTCGCGCAGCGGCTGCTGGCCTCCGTCGTGTCGGTCGCGGCGTCCATCGCGGAGCGCGCGCTCGCCGCCCCGGCCGACATCGACGTCGCCGTCACGACGGGGCTCGGTTATCCGGTGGGCCCGCTGGCCTGGGGCGACCGGATCGGCGCGGTCCGGATGCTGGAGCTGCACCGGGCGCTGTACGCGTCGACGGGCGACCCGCGCCACCGCCCGACGCGCTGGGTCACGGAGCGCGCGGCGCTGGGGCTCGCGCTGACGGACCCGGGGACCTCGCCGGGGGATGTGCTCGGGGCGCTGTGA
- a CDS encoding LysR family transcriptional regulator, whose translation MELRYLSAFLAVAEELHFGRAAKRLRMAQPPLSQQIRRLEKELGVQLFERNTRSVRLTSAGESFLQPVRTVLDDLDTAVRAARAAGQGAYGRVRIGFAGASSHETLPLLTRAVRAAHPGIELVMTGQTYADVALARVADGSLDLGFVRLPVTAPGVSCRVIDEEELVCALPLDHPLAARPEIPLDALAGEPFVAFPANTGSTVRDAMTQACEAAGFSPRVVQEAPDSYTILALVAAGVGVTLTVTSVQHIQLSGLVYRPLAGPPIRRQPALAWRTDNPSAALRAVLDVAERALPTPGG comes from the coding sequence ATGGAGCTGCGGTATCTGTCCGCGTTCCTCGCCGTGGCGGAGGAACTGCACTTCGGACGCGCCGCGAAACGGCTGCGGATGGCGCAGCCGCCGCTGAGCCAGCAGATCCGCCGCCTGGAGAAGGAGCTCGGCGTCCAGCTCTTCGAACGCAACACCCGCTCGGTGCGGCTCACCAGCGCCGGGGAGTCCTTCCTCCAGCCGGTGCGGACCGTGCTGGACGACCTGGACACGGCGGTACGGGCCGCGAGGGCGGCCGGACAGGGCGCGTACGGCAGGGTCCGCATCGGCTTCGCGGGCGCGTCCAGCCACGAGACGCTGCCGCTGCTCACCCGGGCGGTGCGGGCCGCCCACCCGGGCATCGAGCTGGTCATGACCGGCCAGACCTACGCCGACGTGGCGCTCGCCCGGGTCGCGGACGGCTCGCTGGACCTGGGGTTCGTCCGGCTGCCGGTGACCGCGCCCGGCGTGAGCTGCCGGGTGATCGACGAGGAGGAGCTGGTGTGCGCGCTGCCCCTCGACCATCCGCTCGCCGCCCGCCCGGAGATCCCGCTCGACGCGCTGGCCGGGGAGCCGTTCGTCGCGTTCCCCGCCAACACCGGCTCCACCGTGCGCGACGCGATGACCCAGGCCTGCGAGGCGGCCGGGTTCAGCCCGCGCGTGGTGCAGGAGGCGCCGGACTCGTACACCATCCTGGCGCTGGTCGCGGCGGGCGTCGGGGTGACGCTGACCGTCACCTCCGTCCAGCACATTCAGCTCAGCGGCCTGGTCTACCGCCCGCTGGCCGGGCCGCCGATCAGACGGCAGCCGGCGCTCGCCTGGCGGACGGACAATCCGTCGGCCGCCCTGCGCGCGGTGCTGGACGTGGCGGAGCGGGCGCTGCCCACACCGGGCGGCTGA
- a CDS encoding GAF domain-containing protein, with the protein MERRLLQSIVEVARHAFGAAASSIFLIDPETGDLVFEAVAGEGDGQLVGTRFPAGTGIAGWVAASGQSMLVDDLRESRHFSGEAAASTGYVPDSIMAAPLFGDDECVGVLEVLDRGAGGVREMADVELLGLLADQAAIGLELLTRLRAAEPSNRSDKALRLLEMAESLLAPTHG; encoded by the coding sequence GTGGAGCGCCGCCTGTTGCAGTCCATCGTGGAAGTCGCGCGCCATGCGTTCGGCGCGGCGGCCTCCTCGATCTTCCTCATCGATCCCGAGACCGGCGACCTGGTCTTCGAGGCCGTGGCCGGGGAGGGCGACGGCCAGTTGGTCGGCACGCGCTTCCCGGCGGGGACCGGCATCGCGGGCTGGGTCGCCGCCTCCGGCCAGTCGATGCTCGTGGACGACCTGCGCGAGTCGCGGCACTTCTCGGGCGAGGCCGCCGCCTCCACCGGGTACGTGCCCGACAGCATCATGGCCGCCCCGCTGTTCGGCGACGACGAGTGCGTCGGCGTGCTGGAGGTGCTGGACCGGGGGGCGGGCGGCGTACGGGAGATGGCCGACGTCGAACTCCTCGGTCTGCTGGCCGATCAGGCGGCGATCGGCCTGGAACTGCTCACCCGGCTGCGCGCCGCCGAGCCCAGCAACCGTTCCGACAAGGCGCTGCGGCTCCTGGAGATGGCGGAATCGCTGCTGGCCCCGACCCATGGCTGA
- a CDS encoding S8 family serine peptidase, which translates to MSDPPWRRPARAYTPGVPAWGATREQAAEGFASVPMDSVSPEWAWGGSDGSGVRVCVVDSGVEGGHPMVGPVDLAMTAVQDEGGEVSMVPCEPTDRAGHGTACAGVIRSVAPGVSLSSVQVLTDGKTGSGPALIAGLSWAVEQNFDVINLSLATTRPALTAQLHELADRAYFRRCALVVSAHNRPVASYPWSFSSVISVASHDEDDPMTYYYNPAPPVEFHARGVRVPVAWPGGGTIRSTGNSFAAPHISGLCALILGKHPWLTPFQLKTVLFLCAGNTTGRLGGAHDETR; encoded by the coding sequence ATGAGCGATCCGCCCTGGAGACGGCCCGCGCGGGCCTACACACCGGGCGTCCCGGCCTGGGGCGCGACCCGGGAGCAGGCGGCGGAGGGGTTCGCTTCCGTGCCCATGGACTCGGTCTCGCCCGAGTGGGCCTGGGGCGGCTCCGACGGTTCCGGGGTCCGGGTGTGCGTCGTGGACAGCGGGGTCGAGGGCGGCCATCCGATGGTCGGACCGGTCGACCTCGCGATGACGGCCGTCCAGGACGAGGGCGGCGAGGTGTCGATGGTGCCGTGCGAGCCCACCGACCGCGCCGGGCACGGCACCGCCTGCGCCGGGGTGATCCGGTCCGTCGCGCCGGGCGTCTCGCTCTCCTCCGTACAAGTGCTGACCGACGGGAAGACCGGCAGCGGCCCGGCCCTGATCGCCGGGCTCTCCTGGGCCGTCGAGCAGAACTTCGACGTCATCAACCTGAGCCTGGCGACGACCCGGCCCGCCCTGACCGCGCAGCTCCACGAGCTCGCCGACCGGGCCTACTTCCGCCGGTGCGCGCTCGTCGTCTCGGCGCACAACCGGCCGGTGGCCAGCTATCCCTGGTCGTTCTCCTCGGTGATCTCCGTCGCCAGCCACGACGAGGACGACCCGATGACGTACTACTACAACCCCGCCCCGCCCGTGGAGTTCCACGCGCGCGGGGTACGCGTGCCCGTGGCGTGGCCCGGTGGCGGCACCATCCGCTCCACCGGCAACAGCTTCGCCGCGCCGCACATCTCGGGCCTGTGCGCGCTGATCCTCGGCAAGCACCCCTGGCTCACGCCGTTCCAGCTGAAGACGGTGCTGTTCCTCTGCGCCGGGAACACCACCGGTCGACTTGGAGGTGCGCATGACGAAACCCGTTGA